A region from the Hydra vulgaris chromosome 08, alternate assembly HydraT2T_AEP genome encodes:
- the LOC136084240 gene encoding uncharacterized protein LOC136084240: MQTPRKYGKWKVENLKKAVEAIKQGEISLNEAAYEFCIPKATLSRHINEKNKVAVANVKFHGRLTTIPNEIETELADHCLLLELMYFGLRIDDLRRLAFDIANYITHNFNKQTRMAGKKWYYAFMQRHPQLSLRGPESTSIARAQGFNKERVQSFFNLILKLYMEEKLTPDRLYNMDETSLSTVQDGQIKIISARGKKRVGIMTSSERGNSVTAVVCVSAAGFYVPPMLIYKRKRMKPEITNGAPPGTVFSTQEKEWMSNEGFLDWLNHFSKLLNL, encoded by the coding sequence atgCAAACACCACGAAAATATGGAAAATGGAAAgtagaaaacttgaaaaaggCTGTTGAAGCAATAAAACAAGGAGAAATCAGCTTAAATGAAGCCGCTTATGAATTTTGTATTCCAAAAGCAACTTTGTCAAGgcatataaatgaaaaaaacaaagttgctGTTGCAAATGTGAAATTTCATGGTCGACTTACCACCATACCTAATGAAATTGAAACAGAACTAGCTGATCACTGTTTATTGTTAGAATTGATGTACTTTGGATTAAGGATTGATGATCTTCGTCGTCTAGCATTTGATATTGCTAACTACATCACacataattttaacaaacaaacacgAATGGCAGGAAAAAAGTGGTATTATGCATTTATGCAAAGGCACCCACAATTGTCGCTTCGTGGGCCTGAATCAACATCAATTGCACGTGCACAAGGTTTTAATAAAGAGCGAGTGCaatctttctttaatttaattttaaagttatacatGGAAGAAAAGTTAACTCCAGACAGACTTTATAATATGGATGAAACTAGTTTATCAACAGTACAAGATGGtcagataaaaattattagtgcAAGGGGCAAAAAACGAGTTGGAATTATGACTAGTAGTGAAAGAGGAAATTCAGTAACAGCTGTAGTTTGTGTATCTGCAGCAGGATTTTATGTTCCAccaatgttaatatataaacgCAAAAGAATGAAGCCAGAAATAACAAATGGTGCACCTCCAGGAACTGTATTTAGTACTCAAGAGAAAGAATGGATGTCAAATGAAGGTTTTTTAGATTGGCTCAATCATTTCAGTAAGTTGTTAAACctttaa
- the LOC100213209 gene encoding cytochrome P450 4V2 isoform X2: MFLAYSLLVTIFSYFLIKISWKLWIYSYGLSTVPTPPTIPFFGNCLQLESDSVKFNKQIRKWSKIYGNVFCVWIGLRPMIYSSSVNFSEAILSSQKVLKKASVYEFLYEWLQTGLLTSTGNKWKLRRRLLTASFHFSILNNFLKIFEEQGVCLVDKLRIYAKSGENFDIQVPIGLATLDIICETSMGVKVNAQSHPDSEYAKAIGILSEEIPRRIKYPWLWPDIIYKHLACGKRYNEALDVAHKLSLDVIKERVDTLVQNESEATSNKNKEEFGSEKKNFFLDLLLDMHKKGEIDTEGIQEEVDTFMFEGHDSTSSALSWILWLLGRYPQVQQKLHAEIDEVELTGGSLYEKVRNFKYLENIVKESMRIHPPVPLIGRHVEEDMVIDGQFVPKNSEIVLLVMMMHLSPEYWKDPYDFIPERFEQEDFVKRNPYFYIPFSAGPRNCIGQKFAMIEEKMLLYSIMKNFYVQSMQNENEILLALNIIHKSSNGIIMKFTER; this comes from the coding sequence atgtttttggcGTACAGTCTATTGGTtactattttttcatattttttaattaaaatatcttggAAGCTTTGGATTTATTCTTATGGTCTCTCGACTGTTCCAACACCTCCAACCATACCATTTTTTGGTAATTGTCTTCAGCTTGAAAGTGATTCTGTAAAGTTTAACAAACAAATACGCAAGTGGAGCAAAATATACGGAAATGTGTTCTGTGTTTGGATAGGCCTTAGGCCAATGATATACTCATCTTCTGTAAATTTCTCGGAAGCAATTTTAAGCAGTCAAAAAGTCCTCAAAAAAGCATCTGTTTATGAATTTTTGTATGAATGGCTTCAAACTGGGTTACTGACAAGCACCGGAAATAAGTGGAAATTGCGTCGTCGACTACTTACTGCAAGCTTTCATTTTTCTAtactcaataattttttgaaaatttttgaagagCAAGGAGTTTGTTTGGTTGATAAATTACGTATTTATGCCAAAAGCGGTGAAAATTTTGATATCCAGGTACCTATTGGATTAGCCACTTTAGATATAATATGCGAGACATCTATGGGAGTAAAAGTAAATGCTCAGAGTCACCCAGATTCAGAGTATGCTAAAGCCATTGGTATTTTAAGTGAAGAAATTCCAAGAAGAATTAAGTATCCATGGTTATGGCcagatattatttataaacatcttGCTTGTGGAAAGAGATATAATGAAGCCCTAGATGTTGCTCATAAATTATCTCTAGATGTAATAAAAGAAAGAGTTGATACACTTGTTCAAAATGAAAGCGAGGCTACATCAAATAAGAACAAAGAAGAATTCggctcagaaaaaaaaaattttttcttagacTTATTGTTAGATATGCATAAAAAAGGTGAAATTGATACTGAAGGTATTCAAGAAGAGGTTGATACTTTTATGTTTGAAGGTCATGATAGCACCTCATCAGCATTAAGCTGGATTCTGTGGTTGCTAGGAAGATATCCACAAGTTCAACAGAAACTACATGCAGAAATTGATGAAGTTGAACTAACTGGAGGTTCACTTTATGAAAAAGTAAGAAACTTTAAATATCTTGAAAACATTGTAAAAGAAAGTATGCGAATTCATCCACCTGTTCCTTTAATTGGCAGGCATGTTGAAGAAGATATGGTAATTGATGGTCAATTTGTTCctaaaaattctgaaattgtTTTACTTGTAATGATGATGCATTTAAGTCCTGAATACTGGAAAGATCCATATGATTTCATACCTGAAAGGTTTGAACAAGAAGATTTTGTTAAGCGCAATCCCTATTTCTATATTCCGTTTTCTGCAGGTCCAAGAAATTGTATTGGTCAGAAGTTCGCTATGATCGAAGAGAAAATGCTGTTATATAGcataatgaaaaacttttacGTCCAATCCATGCAGAATGAAAATGAAATACTTCTTGCTCtaaatattatacataaatcAAGTAATGGTATCATAATGAAATTCACTGAAAGGTGA